Proteins from one Pseudomonas sp. KBS0710 genomic window:
- a CDS encoding PepSY domain-containing protein has protein sequence MKVNLRAGSQVALVLLLSSASLSAHDLGQDEALRLRQEGVIAPLEQLLGPALERYPGAKLLDAELEEHKDRPVRYIYEIELLTVEGVVREIELDASTGKLLKDKEDD, from the coding sequence ATGAAGGTAAATCTACGCGCAGGCAGTCAGGTGGCGCTGGTATTGCTACTGAGCAGCGCCAGCCTGTCGGCCCATGACCTTGGGCAGGATGAGGCCCTGCGTCTGCGTCAGGAGGGCGTCATCGCGCCGCTGGAACAGTTGCTGGGCCCGGCGCTGGAGCGCTACCCGGGCGCCAAGCTGCTGGACGCCGAGCTTGAGGAACACAAGGATCGGCCGGTGCGCTATATCTACGAGATCGAGTTGCTGACCGTCGAAGGTGTGGTGCGTGAAATTGAGCTCGACGCCAGTACCGGCAAGCTGCTCAAAGATAAGGAAGACGACTGA
- a CDS encoding patatin-like phospholipase family protein — protein sequence MTAIHIKFPALTLKAGKRAFTRIREQGLAPADVGILPGAAGGPKALGIQGLDLALFGDWLPRAPRERALIGASIGSWRFASACLPDPVQGLLDLGRLYNEQRFAKGVTMAEVSHSCQRMLDDLLAGRDARVLDNPDYRLNIMVVKSHGLLADDHRGRLGLGLSSVIADNLRGRARLSRHFERLIIHDPRQAPPVHALTDFPSRFLDLQVGNLRQALLASGSIPMVMQGVRDLPGAGTGTYRDGGLLDYHLDLPYHGDDIVLYPHFTDRVIPGWFDKGLPWRRSNPQGLQDVLLLAPSKDYLARLPHGKLPDRSDFKRYMGDDASRNKYWQTAMSESRRLGDEFLEWADNGTLGEHLQAL from the coding sequence ATGACTGCCATCCATATCAAGTTCCCCGCCCTGACCCTCAAGGCCGGCAAACGCGCTTTCACGCGCATTCGCGAGCAAGGCCTTGCGCCGGCGGATGTCGGTATCCTACCCGGTGCGGCCGGTGGTCCCAAGGCGCTGGGCATTCAAGGCCTGGACCTGGCGCTGTTCGGCGATTGGCTGCCGCGCGCACCGCGTGAGCGCGCATTGATCGGCGCGTCCATCGGCTCCTGGCGCTTTGCCAGTGCGTGCCTGCCCGACCCGGTGCAAGGCCTGCTCGACCTCGGCCGCCTGTATAACGAGCAACGCTTCGCCAAGGGCGTGACCATGGCCGAAGTCAGCCACAGCTGCCAGCGTATGCTCGACGACCTGCTGGCTGGCCGCGATGCGCGAGTGCTGGACAACCCCGACTATCGCCTCAACATCATGGTGGTCAAGAGCCACGGCCTGCTTGCCGATGACCACCGTGGGCGACTGGGGCTGGGCCTGTCGTCGGTGATTGCCGACAACCTGCGTGGCCGTGCGCGGCTGTCGCGGCATTTTGAGCGGTTGATCATCCACGACCCGCGCCAGGCGCCACCGGTGCATGCGCTGACGGACTTTCCCTCGCGCTTCCTCGATCTGCAGGTGGGCAACCTGCGCCAGGCACTGCTGGCCTCGGGTTCCATCCCCATGGTGATGCAAGGCGTGCGCGACCTGCCCGGCGCAGGCACGGGCACTTACCGCGACGGTGGGCTGCTGGACTATCACCTCGATCTGCCTTACCACGGCGACGACATCGTGCTGTACCCGCACTTCACCGACCGGGTGATCCCCGGCTGGTTCGACAAGGGCTTGCCGTGGCGGCGCAGTAACCCGCAGGGCTTGCAGGATGTGCTGCTACTGGCGCCCTCCAAGGACTACCTGGCCCGCCTGCCCCACGGCAAATTGCCGGACCGCAGCGACTTCAAGCGCTATATGGGCGATGACGCGAGCCGCAACAAATACTGGCAAACCGCGATGAGCGAAAGCCGGCGGCTGGGCGATGAGTTTCTTGAGTGGGCGGATAACGGCACATTGGGCGAGCACCTACAGGCACTTTGA
- a CDS encoding SGNH/GDSL hydrolase family protein, translating to MSASLVHHRTKPLNFLIALCISVPLNLFGLGGYAFAQALAGVAAPAQTDATISAGAVAASAPAAPAPAAPSPMLNQAAPDEASTLSSVGNLDRLDAAIKEGAVRIAVVGDSISQGDVDGRYENSVVATLMRSAREQNPDIAFTFGNFSLAGRGMGMYFNPNYKGATATAENPLMGFFREPGSEVTAQWPGGSVEGKSWADHVRDFAPDLVIYMFGANDLTGSSSVNADYYFKSLDYQNTWAKVPSTAIAPAALPSVAFGYQEQVQVAADTARDVAKVRNITVLDINRLFNIHRAAIDVDKLSFIREDNLATYPAGWSPEPGTTFAVSGSPAQTTLKGQGATMFSRESQDVSLSATFTMTHWAGQIGGIRYRSMGSGLSQYTAQVTASQVLLYWGGTIIGRSPVYSAIPDGTSVSLKVTARGAKHDVYLNGINVISTYDFNNLRFGKVGLLVSGAEGVISNWVANLGVPEARGVPDLNDIQIYGLGDFTTNPSSQGGNMINHPTKLANAVIWGGALRPLLQHIRSQPRGVVPASAPVSP from the coding sequence GTGTCTGCTTCCCTTGTGCACCACAGAACAAAACCCCTGAATTTCTTGATTGCTTTGTGCATCAGCGTCCCACTGAACCTCTTTGGCTTGGGTGGATATGCTTTTGCGCAGGCGCTTGCCGGCGTGGCGGCACCCGCCCAAACCGACGCGACGATAAGCGCTGGTGCTGTTGCTGCCAGCGCGCCTGCTGCTCCTGCTCCTGCTGCTCCGAGCCCCATGCTCAACCAGGCCGCGCCGGATGAGGCGTCCACGCTCTCCAGCGTGGGCAATCTGGATCGGCTGGATGCCGCCATCAAAGAGGGCGCAGTTAGAATCGCAGTGGTCGGCGACTCGATCTCCCAAGGCGATGTTGATGGGCGGTACGAAAACTCGGTCGTGGCCACCTTGATGCGCTCAGCCCGTGAGCAAAACCCCGACATTGCGTTCACATTTGGTAATTTCAGCCTGGCGGGGCGTGGGATGGGGATGTACTTCAACCCCAACTACAAGGGGGCGACGGCCACCGCCGAAAACCCACTTATGGGTTTCTTCAGGGAGCCTGGCAGCGAGGTGACGGCGCAATGGCCTGGCGGATCCGTTGAGGGCAAGAGCTGGGCAGATCACGTTCGGGATTTTGCTCCGGACCTGGTGATTTATATGTTTGGTGCCAATGACCTTACCGGCAGCAGCAGTGTCAACGCCGACTATTATTTCAAGTCGCTGGATTACCAGAATACCTGGGCAAAAGTGCCTTCTACGGCGATTGCGCCTGCGGCGTTACCGTCTGTTGCGTTTGGCTATCAAGAGCAGGTTCAAGTGGCGGCTGACACCGCGCGGGATGTTGCGAAAGTGCGCAATATTACGGTCTTGGACATTAACCGACTGTTCAATATTCACCGCGCTGCCATCGACGTCGATAAGTTGAGTTTTATTCGCGAGGATAACCTGGCGACATATCCCGCCGGCTGGAGCCCGGAGCCCGGCACTACGTTTGCGGTATCGGGTTCGCCTGCGCAAACGACCCTGAAGGGTCAGGGCGCTACGATGTTCAGCCGGGAGAGCCAGGATGTCAGTCTGTCGGCTACGTTCACCATGACCCATTGGGCTGGGCAAATAGGCGGCATTCGCTATCGCTCTATGGGCTCTGGCCTGAGCCAGTACACCGCGCAAGTGACGGCCAGCCAAGTGCTGCTTTACTGGGGAGGCACCATTATTGGTCGTTCGCCGGTTTATTCCGCCATCCCCGATGGGACGTCGGTCAGCTTGAAAGTCACGGCGCGGGGGGCGAAGCACGACGTGTATTTAAATGGCATCAATGTTATTTCCACGTATGACTTTAACAACCTGCGCTTCGGTAAAGTCGGCTTGTTGGTGTCCGGCGCCGAGGGTGTTATCTCCAACTGGGTCGCGAATCTGGGCGTGCCTGAGGCGCGCGGTGTTCCAGATTTGAATGATATTCAAATCTATGGGCTTGGGGATTTCACCACCAACCCCAGCAGCCAGGGTGGAAACATGATTAACCACCCAACCAAGCTTGCCAATGCGGTTATCTGGGGCGGCGCGCTGCGCCCCTTGTTGCAGCACATCCGGTCGCAGCCCAGGGGCGTCGTGCCCGCCTCGGCGCCCGTCAGCCCCTGA
- a CDS encoding SGNH/GDSL hydrolase family protein — translation MAFNTTNPVEPHGARDNSAFTWRARLVKALMQWAGRVVRRGGKELKRASSEFQITSNLGDLDRLNAAIFEGTVRIAFAGDSIVEGDRDGLYDNSVVATVMRALREQNPGIHFVAGNFSLSGRGIGALATETYVGQPYPEDLATGFYRPDGSPMTDQWPGGSVVGKSWMGHLRDFAPDFVMVMHGANDLSGSSLGNTTALKHVLSLIRHFPKVPSVGLATTALPAVSAGYQEEAQIAADGVRAVARELNLTLVDINRAFNRLRAGIDVANLVYTRDDTFVGYPAGWDVEAHSTLSLADAGGGLIRGSGSALRNTQSLDVNIKATFSCPSWFSTTCALHYRSMGAPEHQYSAQISSGSLVLYWGATRLGFKAIGALASGSKVVLQVDVQGALHRVYVNHVLQLTVHDYHHLRRGNHGVAIMGGAGTIADFIVHTGDYSAVEVPQLSDLELYGGDHLATHNGVADGNGINHPTRQANSVCWAAAFSALVDHIRVQKRAGR, via the coding sequence ATGGCTTTTAACACCACAAACCCTGTCGAGCCGCACGGCGCGCGCGATAATTCGGCCTTTACCTGGCGTGCACGGCTGGTTAAGGCCCTGATGCAGTGGGCAGGCAGGGTTGTTCGCCGCGGCGGCAAAGAACTCAAACGGGCCTCCAGCGAATTCCAGATAACGTCCAACCTGGGCGATTTGGATCGGCTCAATGCCGCTATTTTCGAAGGCACCGTACGCATTGCCTTTGCTGGCGATTCGATTGTCGAGGGCGACCGCGACGGTCTTTATGACAACTCGGTTGTCGCAACGGTCATGCGCGCCTTGCGCGAGCAGAACCCTGGCATCCACTTCGTAGCGGGTAACTTCAGCCTTTCAGGCCGCGGCATTGGCGCACTGGCAACCGAGACGTACGTGGGGCAACCCTACCCGGAAGACCTGGCTACCGGTTTTTATCGCCCTGATGGCAGTCCGATGACTGACCAGTGGCCGGGGGGCTCTGTCGTCGGCAAGTCGTGGATGGGGCATCTCAGGGACTTTGCCCCCGACTTTGTGATGGTCATGCACGGCGCCAACGATTTGTCTGGCTCAAGCCTCGGGAACACGACCGCGCTGAAGCATGTGCTCAGCCTGATTCGCCATTTTCCCAAGGTGCCGTCTGTAGGGTTGGCCACCACCGCGCTGCCGGCTGTTTCAGCGGGGTATCAGGAAGAAGCTCAAATCGCAGCCGATGGCGTGCGCGCCGTGGCCCGGGAATTGAACCTCACCCTGGTCGATATCAACCGGGCGTTCAACCGGCTGCGCGCAGGTATTGATGTCGCAAACCTGGTCTACACGCGTGATGACACCTTCGTCGGCTATCCCGCCGGCTGGGATGTTGAGGCGCACTCCACGCTTTCACTGGCAGATGCCGGGGGTGGCTTGATAAGGGGTAGCGGTTCGGCGCTGCGTAACACGCAGTCGCTGGACGTCAATATCAAGGCTACGTTCAGCTGCCCCAGCTGGTTCTCCACGACTTGTGCGCTGCATTATCGGTCGATGGGTGCGCCTGAACATCAGTACAGCGCGCAAATCTCATCGGGCTCTCTGGTTCTTTATTGGGGGGCGACCCGCCTGGGCTTCAAGGCCATTGGTGCCCTTGCATCCGGCTCGAAGGTGGTGTTGCAGGTTGATGTGCAAGGTGCGTTGCACAGGGTTTATGTCAACCATGTGCTGCAACTGACGGTCCATGACTACCACCACCTGCGGCGCGGCAATCATGGGGTGGCGATAATGGGCGGAGCTGGAACCATTGCTGATTTTATCGTGCATACAGGTGACTACAGCGCAGTTGAAGTGCCGCAATTGAGTGATCTCGAACTTTACGGCGGCGATCACTTGGCTACTCACAATGGGGTGGCAGACGGCAACGGCATCAACCATCCGACCAGGCAGGCCAACAGCGTCTGTTGGGCAGCGGCTTTTTCGGCTCTGGTGGATCACATCCGGGTGCAAAAAAGAGCAGGGCGCTGA
- the queD gene encoding 6-carboxytetrahydropterin synthase QueD encodes MEIFKEFTFESAHRLPHVPEGHKCGRLHGHSFKVAIHLSGDLDPHTGWIRDFSEIKAIFKPLYERLDHNYLNDIPGLENPTSEVLAKWIWTELKPLLPELSAIRIHETCTSGCIYRGE; translated from the coding sequence GTGGAAATCTTCAAAGAGTTTACCTTCGAGTCCGCCCACCGCCTGCCACACGTGCCGGAGGGCCACAAATGCGGGCGCCTGCACGGGCATTCGTTCAAGGTGGCGATCCACCTCAGCGGCGACCTGGATCCCCATACCGGCTGGATCCGCGATTTCTCGGAAATCAAGGCGATTTTCAAGCCGCTCTATGAACGCCTCGACCATAACTACCTCAATGACATTCCAGGCCTGGAAAACCCGACCAGCGAAGTGCTGGCCAAGTGGATCTGGACCGAACTTAAGCCCCTGTTGCCGGAGCTCAGCGCGATTCGCATCCATGAGACCTGTACCAGCGGTTGCATCTATCGCGGCGAGTAA
- a CDS encoding helix-turn-helix transcriptional regulator: MNNQLRQLRAELGWSQADLAQRLGVSRQTINAIETGRYDPSLPLAFKIAKVFERPIEAIFEAPVD, encoded by the coding sequence ATGAATAATCAACTGCGCCAGTTACGCGCAGAATTGGGTTGGTCCCAGGCTGACCTGGCGCAGCGCCTGGGCGTATCGCGCCAGACCATCAACGCCATCGAGACCGGCCGCTACGACCCGAGTTTGCCGCTGGCGTTCAAGATCGCCAAGGTGTTCGAACGGCCCATCGAGGCGATCTTCGAAGCGCCAGTGGACTGA
- a CDS encoding GNAT family N-acetyltransferase: MMRPATANDSTAIEAIVQAAYAPYIERIGRKPGPMLEDYPQLIEGGGVHVLDHAGQVQGFVILRHTETALLLDNLAVAPQAQGLGFGRQLMDFAERQALDAGYSAIRLYTNEMMTENLALYSRRGYVQTHRTEEHGLRRVYMIKHL, from the coding sequence ATGATGCGCCCCGCCACCGCCAATGACAGTACCGCTATCGAGGCCATCGTCCAGGCTGCTTATGCACCCTACATTGAGCGCATCGGCCGAAAGCCGGGGCCTATGCTGGAGGACTACCCGCAGTTGATCGAAGGCGGGGGCGTGCACGTGCTGGACCACGCCGGGCAGGTTCAAGGCTTTGTTATCCTGAGGCACACCGAAACGGCATTGCTGTTGGATAACCTCGCCGTGGCACCACAAGCCCAGGGCCTTGGTTTCGGGCGACAGCTGATGGATTTTGCCGAACGGCAGGCCCTTGATGCCGGCTACAGTGCCATCCGCCTGTACACCAATGAGATGATGACCGAGAACCTTGCGCTGTACAGTCGCCGTGGCTATGTGCAAACCCATCGCACCGAGGAACACGGCCTGCGCCGCGTCTATATGATCAAACATCTATAG
- a CDS encoding NUDIX hydrolase, with protein MENLWLAQAKRLQALASTGLHFCTDDFERERLEEIAEIAHSMLAQLADVPLARITGLVPDFAKRYSTPMIDVRGAVIEGDRILLVRELTDGCWALPGGYADIGLSAAENIVKEIREEAGLSVTARALYSVTHKAKGLYRPDVRDFYKLYFLCEQVDQLAPVAGFETTEVGFFTLDDLPPLSRGRTIESDLEAAFAFHRGETTQTLFD; from the coding sequence ATGGAAAATCTCTGGCTGGCCCAGGCCAAACGCTTGCAGGCACTGGCGTCCACGGGGCTGCACTTTTGCACCGACGACTTTGAGCGTGAGCGCCTTGAGGAAATTGCCGAAATTGCCCACAGCATGCTCGCGCAACTGGCGGATGTGCCGCTTGCGCGCATCACCGGGCTGGTGCCGGATTTTGCCAAGCGCTATTCAACCCCAATGATTGACGTACGCGGCGCGGTGATCGAAGGCGACCGGATTCTGCTGGTGCGCGAATTGACCGACGGCTGCTGGGCGCTGCCCGGTGGCTATGCCGATATCGGCCTGTCGGCGGCGGAAAACATCGTCAAGGAGATCCGTGAGGAAGCCGGGCTGAGCGTCACGGCACGCGCGCTGTACAGCGTCACGCACAAGGCCAAGGGCTTGTATCGCCCGGATGTGCGGGACTTCTACAAGCTGTATTTCCTCTGCGAGCAGGTCGACCAACTGGCACCGGTGGCCGGGTTTGAAACCACTGAAGTGGGCTTTTTCACCCTCGACGACCTGCCGCCGCTGTCCCGTGGGCGCACCATCGAAAGCGATCTTGAAGCGGCGTTTGCGTTTCATCGTGGCGAGACCACCCAGACGCTGTTCGACTGA
- the codB gene encoding cytosine permease codes for MTQQEPGNDYPLSEVPMHARKGLASTAMVLLGFTFFTATMFAGGKLGVAFSFIDMLGVVALGNLLLGIYAAGLGYIAFKSGLNSVLMGRFCFGEVGSKLSDLILGFTQIGWYAWGTATAAVVLGKYFELSQGTVLALMVLFGLLFCATAYVGYRGLEILSYIAVPAMGVLLLLSMWVATIKVGGLEGLMAVVPTAELDVSTAITLVFGTFVSGATQATNWTRFSRSAKVAVLASLIGFFIGNGLMVLIGAYGAIVYQQPDVVEVLLLQGFAMAAMAMLLLNIWSTQDNTIYNFAVAGCNLLRTRRRKTVTLAGAVIGTLLALLGMYDLLVPYLILLGTVIPPIGGVIMADFFYRYRGQYPRLADARLPAFNWPGLAAYAVGTVLAFHSPWVAPLVGIVAASLTYIALTAALRIRAPLADVQA; via the coding sequence ATGACGCAGCAAGAACCGGGCAACGATTACCCCCTCAGCGAAGTGCCGATGCATGCGCGCAAGGGCCTTGCGTCCACCGCCATGGTGTTGCTGGGCTTCACCTTCTTTACCGCGACCATGTTCGCCGGCGGCAAGCTGGGCGTGGCGTTCAGTTTTATCGACATGCTCGGCGTCGTGGCGTTGGGTAACCTGTTGCTGGGTATTTACGCCGCAGGCCTGGGCTACATCGCGTTCAAGAGCGGCTTGAATTCGGTCCTGATGGGGCGTTTCTGCTTTGGCGAGGTGGGCAGCAAACTCAGCGACTTGATCCTCGGCTTCACCCAGATCGGCTGGTACGCCTGGGGCACCGCCACCGCCGCCGTGGTGCTGGGCAAATATTTCGAATTGAGCCAAGGCACAGTGCTGGCACTGATGGTGTTGTTTGGCCTGCTGTTCTGCGCCACCGCGTATGTGGGCTATCGCGGGCTGGAGATTCTTTCCTACATCGCGGTGCCGGCCATGGGCGTCCTGCTGTTGCTGTCGATGTGGGTTGCCACCATCAAAGTCGGCGGTCTTGAGGGGCTTATGGCGGTGGTGCCGACGGCGGAACTGGACGTGTCCACCGCCATCACGCTGGTATTCGGCACCTTTGTCAGCGGCGCCACCCAGGCGACCAACTGGACGCGTTTTTCTCGTTCGGCCAAGGTCGCGGTGCTGGCCAGCCTGATCGGCTTTTTTATCGGCAATGGCTTGATGGTGTTGATCGGTGCCTATGGCGCCATCGTCTATCAGCAACCCGATGTGGTCGAGGTACTGCTGCTGCAAGGTTTCGCCATGGCGGCGATGGCCATGTTGCTGCTCAACATCTGGAGCACGCAGGACAACACCATCTACAACTTCGCCGTCGCCGGCTGCAATCTGCTGCGTACCCGGCGGCGCAAAACCGTGACCCTGGCCGGCGCGGTGATCGGTACATTGCTGGCACTGCTTGGCATGTACGACTTGCTGGTGCCTTATCTGATTCTGCTGGGCACCGTGATTCCGCCGATTGGCGGGGTCATCATGGCGGATTTCTTCTACCGCTATCGCGGCCAGTACCCGCGCCTGGCCGATGCACGCCTGCCGGCATTCAACTGGCCGGGGTTGGCGGCGTATGCCGTGGGCACCGTGCTGGCGTTTCACTCACCGTGGGTGGCGCCGTTGGTGGGGATTGTGGCTGCGTCTTTGACCTACATCGCACTCACTGCTGCACTGCGCATTCGGGCGCCGTTGGCCGACGTACAGGCATGA
- the codA gene encoding cytosine deaminase, with amino-acid sequence MHIINARLRNREGLHDLHLEHGRIARITAQTVAPILTAGDLDAAGNLVIPPFVEPHIHLDATLTAGEPRWNMSGTLFEGIECWGERKATITQEDTKARAKKTIQALAAHGIQHVRTHVDVTDPDLTALKAMLEVREESTHLIDLQIVAFPQEGIESYRNGRELMQEAIRLGADVVGGIPHFEYTRDQGVSSVKFLMDLAERTGCLVDVHCDETDDPHSRFLEVLAEEARSRGMGERVTASHTTAMGSYDNAYCAKLFRLLGHSGISFVSCPTESIHLQGRFDSFPKRRGVTRVNELLEAGMNVCFGQDSIVDPWYPLGNGNILRVLEAGLHICHMLGYRNLQSALDLVTDNSAKAMALGDRYGLEPGRPANLLVLSADSDYEVIRSQGLPLYSIRNGKVLMQRRPAQVEFL; translated from the coding sequence ATGCATATCATCAATGCCCGCCTGCGCAACCGTGAAGGCCTGCATGATCTGCACCTGGAACACGGCCGGATCGCCCGCATCACTGCGCAAACCGTGGCGCCGATATTAACAGCTGGCGATCTCGACGCCGCTGGCAACCTGGTCATACCGCCGTTCGTGGAGCCCCATATCCACCTGGATGCGACGCTGACTGCCGGCGAGCCGCGCTGGAACATGAGCGGTACCCTGTTCGAGGGCATCGAGTGCTGGGGCGAGCGCAAAGCTACCATCACCCAGGAAGACACCAAGGCCCGCGCCAAGAAAACCATCCAGGCCCTCGCCGCCCATGGCATCCAGCATGTGCGCACCCACGTTGATGTCACTGACCCCGACCTCACCGCGCTCAAAGCCATGTTAGAGGTGCGTGAAGAAAGCACGCACCTGATCGACCTGCAAATCGTCGCTTTCCCGCAGGAAGGCATCGAGTCTTACCGCAACGGCCGCGAGCTGATGCAAGAAGCCATTCGCCTGGGCGCTGATGTGGTCGGCGGTATTCCGCACTTTGAATACACCCGCGACCAAGGGGTTAGCTCGGTGAAGTTCCTGATGGACCTGGCCGAACGCACCGGCTGCCTGGTGGACGTGCACTGCGACGAAACCGATGACCCGCACTCGCGCTTTCTCGAAGTACTCGCCGAAGAAGCCCGCAGCCGCGGCATGGGCGAGCGCGTCACCGCCAGCCACACCACGGCGATGGGTTCGTATGACAATGCCTACTGCGCCAAACTGTTTCGCCTGCTGGGGCACTCGGGCATCAGCTTCGTTTCGTGCCCTACCGAAAGTATTCACCTGCAGGGCCGCTTCGACAGTTTCCCGAAACGCCGAGGCGTCACCCGCGTCAATGAACTGCTCGAGGCCGGCATGAATGTCTGCTTCGGCCAGGACTCCATCGTCGATCCTTGGTACCCGCTGGGCAACGGCAACATCCTGCGCGTGCTGGAAGCCGGTCTGCACATCTGCCACATGCTCGGCTACCGCAACCTGCAAAGCGCCCTGGACCTGGTCACCGACAACAGTGCCAAGGCCATGGCCCTGGGTGACCGGTACGGCCTGGAACCCGGCCGCCCAGCCAACCTGCTGGTGCTTTCGGCAGACAGTGACTACGAGGTGATCCGCAGCCAGGGCCTGCCGCTGTATTCGATCCGCAATGGCAAGGTACTGATGCAACGTAGACCGGCCCAGGTGGAGTTTTTGTAA
- a CDS encoding DUF4123 domain-containing protein, with translation MPSEPGQWMAQQHRAGRRVCLILEGHQDARQRLLSVRQLSQYCSLYAETALFELAAAGPVIVLVEQADEPGLVDLLQRPEANWGWLGSLPDDDLAGVVRHWRERLLVGHPGSQALYRFHDNRTLARALTHLQSEHRPVLLGPLISVCYWHEGRWCQSENPMPGEYPVPVPAPWLNTPNPQAEVILHANILRYLLTQHSEKLAGLVEFQDPRIWLAQVIERARAWQWRSPQQLEFLVVRRLEEATQGSAIRWLPIEGEAPGEHFERVLREWRSLGKKHE, from the coding sequence ATGCCGAGTGAACCAGGCCAGTGGATGGCCCAACAGCACCGAGCGGGGCGCCGAGTGTGCTTGATCCTTGAGGGGCATCAGGATGCACGTCAGCGGCTGTTGTCTGTGCGTCAGCTGTCGCAGTATTGCAGCCTGTACGCTGAGACTGCCCTGTTCGAGTTGGCAGCCGCAGGCCCGGTGATTGTGCTGGTGGAGCAGGCGGATGAGCCGGGGCTGGTTGACCTGCTGCAACGTCCCGAGGCGAACTGGGGCTGGTTGGGCAGCCTGCCCGACGATGATCTGGCCGGGGTGGTTCGGCATTGGCGCGAACGCCTGTTGGTAGGGCACCCGGGAAGCCAGGCCCTGTATCGTTTTCACGATAACCGCACCTTGGCGCGTGCGTTGACCCATCTACAGAGCGAACATCGGCCCGTGTTGCTCGGCCCACTGATCAGTGTGTGCTATTGGCATGAAGGCCGTTGGTGCCAGAGTGAAAACCCAATGCCCGGTGAGTATCCGGTGCCTGTGCCTGCGCCCTGGCTGAATACGCCCAACCCTCAGGCCGAAGTGATCCTGCACGCCAATATCCTGCGTTATCTACTGACTCAGCACAGCGAAAAGCTCGCCGGTCTGGTCGAGTTTCAGGACCCCAGAATTTGGCTGGCGCAGGTTATCGAGCGGGCCCGAGCCTGGCAATGGCGAAGCCCCCAACAGCTCGAATTCCTGGTAGTGCGCCGGTTGGAGGAGGCGACGCAAGGCAGCGCGATTCGGTGGCTGCCGATAGAGGGCGAGGCGCCTGGAGAGCATTTTGAGCGGGTGTTACGGGAGTGGCGCAGTTTGGGGAAAAAACATGAGTAA